The following proteins are encoded in a genomic region of Dyadobacter sp. UC 10:
- a CDS encoding aminotransferase class V-fold PLP-dependent enzyme, translating into MITFYPGPSKVYPEVSQYLQEAFESGVISANHRSTAFMEMLEATVSNVKLKLDIPADYEVYFVSSATECWEIIAQSLISVPSVHIYNGAFGEKWMEYTRKLTSGASSFYFDHNALPELPFASKLSGSELICLTHNETSNGTALPASFLDSLRSESDNLIAVDATSSMAGVELPWEAADIWYASVQKCFGLPAGMGILVVSPRAVERAIEIGERKHYNSLLFIRDNFLKNQTPYTPNILGIYLLNSVMKQVKPIHELAEQTAVRSREWYQFLSKNRYQLLVTNEAARSETVIAVVNKKEKISQIKEAAKKAGITLGNGYGSQKDTSFRIANFPAISDQEISILQNFLVSAALK; encoded by the coding sequence TTTTATCCGGGTCCATCCAAAGTTTATCCTGAAGTTAGCCAATACTTGCAGGAAGCGTTCGAAAGCGGCGTGATCAGTGCTAACCACCGCAGTACGGCATTTATGGAAATGCTGGAAGCGACGGTCAGCAATGTCAAACTTAAACTGGATATTCCGGCGGACTATGAAGTGTATTTCGTGTCCTCTGCGACGGAATGCTGGGAAATCATCGCCCAGTCGCTGATATCGGTGCCCAGTGTGCATATTTATAATGGGGCATTCGGCGAGAAGTGGATGGAATATACCCGAAAACTGACGTCAGGCGCAAGCAGCTTTTATTTCGATCATAATGCATTGCCTGAGTTGCCGTTTGCCAGCAAATTGTCAGGTAGCGAACTGATCTGCCTTACTCACAATGAAACCTCTAACGGGACGGCGCTGCCTGCTTCTTTTCTGGACTCGCTGCGATCGGAAAGTGATAACCTGATTGCTGTCGACGCTACTTCTTCCATGGCGGGTGTCGAACTTCCCTGGGAAGCGGCGGATATCTGGTATGCATCCGTTCAAAAATGTTTTGGATTGCCGGCCGGAATGGGCATTCTGGTCGTTTCCCCCAGAGCGGTAGAACGTGCGATCGAGATCGGCGAAAGAAAGCATTATAATAGCCTGCTTTTTATCCGCGATAATTTCCTCAAAAACCAAACTCCCTACACGCCGAACATATTAGGTATCTATCTGTTAAACAGTGTGATGAAGCAGGTGAAGCCTATTCATGAGTTAGCCGAACAAACAGCAGTGCGAAGCAGGGAATGGTACCAGTTTTTATCCAAAAACAGGTATCAGTTGCTGGTAACAAATGAGGCTGCACGTTCCGAAACGGTGATTGCAGTGGTCAATAAAAAAGAGAAGATTTCACAGATCAAAGAAGCAGCAAAAAAGGCAGGTATAACGCTTGGTAACGGTTATGGAAGTCAGAAAGATACCAGTTTCCGGATCGCTAATTTTCCCGCTATTTCTGACCAGGAGATTAGTATTTTGCAAAATTTCCTCGTCTCAGCTGCGCTAAAATAG
- a CDS encoding pyrophosphohydrolase domain-containing protein, with translation MQQLDSLNQVAEFHKTFKHPIVASPAIPSEERSRLRVALLAEELKELEVAILEKDIVEVADALCDLQYVLSGAVLEFGLGEKFRELFDEVQRSNMSKACETAEEAEATVAHYQAKGTECYFKEDNGKYLVYRTSDDKTLKNINYSPADLASIIG, from the coding sequence ATGCAACAACTGGACAGTCTCAATCAAGTCGCCGAATTTCATAAAACATTCAAACATCCGATCGTGGCCTCACCTGCTATTCCGTCCGAAGAACGCAGCAGGTTGCGCGTCGCGTTACTGGCTGAGGAGCTGAAGGAATTGGAAGTAGCTATTCTTGAAAAGGATATTGTGGAAGTAGCCGACGCACTTTGCGACCTGCAATATGTATTATCGGGCGCCGTGCTGGAATTTGGTTTGGGGGAAAAATTCAGGGAGTTATTTGATGAGGTCCAGCGGTCCAATATGTCCAAAGCCTGTGAAACAGCAGAGGAAGCCGAGGCGACCGTTGCGCATTACCAGGCAAAAGGTACCGAATGTTATTTCAAAGAAGATAATGGTAAGTATCTCGTTTACAGGACTTCCGATGATAAGACGCTGAAAAATATCAATTATTCCCCCGCAGATCTCGCTTCCATTATCGGTTAA
- a CDS encoding ribonuclease H1 domain-containing protein, with translation MSKKTKYYVVWQGRKTGIFTDWKECEAQIKGFEDARYKSFESVEEAEKAIQRDYWEFVTKKDAKPVLKEAPASVGKPIKNSIIVDAAWNTATGDMEYQGIYYQTGKRIFLQGPFQDGTNNIGEFLAIVHALAYLQKNESSLPIYSDSRTAISWIKKKHANTKLALTPRNKPVFEMLQRAERWLASNTFPNKILKWETEYWGENPADFGRK, from the coding sequence ATGTCTAAGAAGACGAAATATTACGTAGTGTGGCAGGGTCGGAAGACCGGGATTTTTACGGATTGGAAGGAATGTGAGGCTCAGATCAAGGGCTTTGAAGATGCGCGTTACAAGTCATTTGAATCGGTAGAAGAGGCAGAAAAGGCTATCCAACGCGATTATTGGGAGTTTGTGACCAAGAAAGACGCTAAGCCCGTATTGAAAGAAGCACCCGCATCAGTGGGAAAACCGATCAAAAACAGTATTATCGTCGATGCGGCGTGGAATACTGCGACGGGCGATATGGAATACCAGGGTATTTACTATCAAACCGGCAAGCGAATTTTTTTGCAGGGACCTTTTCAGGACGGAACTAACAATATCGGCGAATTTCTGGCTATCGTTCACGCCTTGGCTTATTTGCAAAAAAACGAAAGCAGTCTGCCTATATACAGCGATTCCAGAACCGCGATCAGCTGGATAAAAAAAAAACACGCAAATACGAAACTAGCGCTTACACCAAGAAATAAACCCGTTTTTGAAATGCTGCAACGCGCCGAAAGGTGGCTTGCGAGCAATACTTTTCCGAATAAAATTTTGAAATGGGAAACAGAATATTGGGGTGAAAATCCGGCAGACTTTGGAAGAAAATAA
- the pepT gene encoding peptidase T gives MKTSVLDRFLRYVQIDTQSDPGSESFPSTAKQRDLSNLLVVELLEIGISDAHVDEHGYVYATIPSNSNKVNIPVICFCSHVDTSPDVSGANVKPIIHRNWGGSDIVLPDDPTQVLRIGELHDLDQQIGNDIVTASGKTLLGADNKAGVAEIMAAAEFLINHPEIRHGDIKILFTPDEEVGRGTEKVDLAKLGADFGYTVDGEAVGTLENETFSADGVKITIHGVSTHPGYGLGKLENAVKIAADILSKLPKDTLSPETTSDMEGFIHPVQIEGIQEKVTISFIIRDFTTAGLLEKEAFLKNILEEVLEQYPNSTADFKVQEQYRNMKEVLDKYPQIIENAEKAMLRAGLNPVCRSIRGGTDGSRLSFMGLPCPNIFAGEHAFHSKLEWVSVQDMEKAVEVIVNLAGIWEEEA, from the coding sequence ATGAAAACATCAGTTCTCGACCGTTTTCTGCGCTACGTGCAGATCGACACCCAATCTGATCCTGGCTCAGAAAGTTTCCCGAGCACCGCAAAGCAGCGCGACCTGAGCAATTTGCTGGTTGTCGAGCTGCTTGAAATAGGTATTTCTGATGCGCACGTGGATGAACACGGCTACGTTTACGCTACCATTCCCTCCAATTCCAACAAAGTCAATATACCTGTCATTTGTTTCTGCTCGCACGTAGATACTTCTCCCGACGTGTCGGGTGCGAATGTAAAACCGATCATTCATAGAAACTGGGGCGGAAGCGATATTGTGCTGCCCGACGATCCTACGCAGGTTTTACGTATCGGCGAGCTGCACGATCTGGATCAGCAAATCGGAAATGATATTGTTACAGCGAGTGGTAAAACCTTGCTCGGCGCGGATAATAAGGCCGGCGTAGCAGAAATTATGGCTGCGGCCGAATTTCTGATCAATCACCCTGAGATCAGGCACGGAGATATTAAAATACTTTTTACGCCGGACGAAGAAGTAGGTCGTGGGACTGAAAAGGTGGATTTGGCCAAGCTGGGGGCAGATTTCGGATATACTGTCGATGGTGAGGCAGTGGGTACATTGGAAAACGAAACATTTTCGGCCGATGGCGTAAAGATTACGATCCACGGCGTGAGTACGCACCCGGGTTACGGATTAGGGAAGCTTGAAAATGCAGTTAAAATAGCGGCCGATATCCTCTCAAAACTTCCCAAAGACACATTATCCCCCGAAACCACCTCTGATATGGAAGGGTTTATTCATCCGGTCCAGATAGAAGGTATCCAGGAGAAAGTAACGATCAGCTTCATCATCAGGGACTTCACCACAGCCGGGCTGCTTGAAAAGGAAGCGTTTCTGAAAAATATATTGGAAGAAGTGTTAGAGCAATATCCCAACTCAACAGCCGATTTCAAAGTACAGGAGCAGTACCGAAACATGAAAGAGGTACTCGACAAATATCCCCAGATTATCGAAAATGCGGAAAAAGCAATGCTGCGCGCCGGCCTTAATCCCGTCTGTCGCAGTATCCGCGGAGGCACCGACGGTTCCCGGCTTTCGTTCATGGGATTGCCGTGCCCCAACATCTTCGCCGGCGAACATGCATTTCACTCGAAACTGGAATGGGTATCCGTTCAGGATATGGAAAAAGCGGTCGAAGTGATTGTGAATCTGGCGGGGATTTGGGAGGAGGAGGCTTAG
- a CDS encoding MarC family protein, whose product MFNFKEIVSVTLILFSVIDVLGSLPVIVDFRKRLGKIESEKATLTAGIIMVVFLFLGERLLSLFGVDVASFAIAGAIILFLLGLEMILGRNIFKHDSVSVGVASIVPIAFPIIAGAATMTTLLSLRSAYQIENILVGILLNLFFVYLVLKSSNWIEKKLGQGGTDILRKIFGIILLAIAIKLFKTNLIV is encoded by the coding sequence ATGTTTAATTTCAAAGAAATCGTCTCGGTTACCCTCATTCTATTTTCTGTGATCGACGTGCTCGGCTCGCTTCCGGTGATCGTTGATTTCAGAAAAAGACTCGGCAAGATCGAATCTGAAAAAGCCACGCTGACCGCCGGTATTATCATGGTGGTCTTTTTGTTTTTGGGAGAAAGGTTGTTAAGTCTTTTTGGGGTTGATGTAGCCTCCTTTGCGATTGCGGGTGCTATTATCCTTTTTTTACTGGGTTTGGAAATGATTCTGGGCAGAAACATTTTCAAACATGATAGTGTGTCTGTGGGCGTGGCATCCATTGTCCCGATCGCATTTCCGATCATTGCAGGTGCCGCTACCATGACTACACTGCTTTCCCTCCGTTCGGCTTATCAAATTGAAAACATCCTGGTCGGTATTCTGTTGAACCTGTTTTTTGTTTATCTGGTATTAAAATCCTCAAACTGGATTGAGAAAAAGCTCGGGCAGGGAGGGACTGATATATTGAGAAAAATATTCGGAATTATCCTGCTGGCGATCGCGATCAAACTTTTTAAAACGAATCTGATCGTTTGA
- a CDS encoding NUDIX hydrolase codes for MRLDILKQYQAQTKCLVALDSIIFGFDGEELKILLVKRGIEDEDRSWSLMGGWVQPDESLEGASSRILYELTSLTDIYLEQLHTFGSPQRDPVERTVSVAYFALINVEDYAHKLSKSYEAQWFSFQELPKLLFDHGSMVEMAIQHLRYKASQHPIGFELLPEKFTIPQLQKLYEAIFGTELDKRNFSRKLLSTNLLIKLDEKQKGYSKKGAFFYKIDEEKYKKQFNTFLNFLPGSAS; via the coding sequence GTGCGATTAGATATCTTAAAGCAATACCAGGCGCAAACCAAATGTCTCGTAGCACTGGACTCCATCATTTTCGGATTCGATGGTGAAGAACTGAAAATACTGCTCGTCAAAAGAGGCATCGAGGATGAAGACCGCAGCTGGTCTTTAATGGGAGGCTGGGTACAGCCCGACGAAAGCCTCGAAGGCGCGTCCTCGCGAATTCTTTACGAACTCACCAGTCTGACTGACATTTACCTCGAACAACTGCACACATTCGGAAGTCCTCAACGAGATCCTGTGGAACGCACTGTTTCGGTCGCTTATTTTGCGTTAATTAATGTTGAAGATTACGCGCACAAGCTTTCTAAAAGCTATGAAGCACAGTGGTTTTCCTTTCAGGAACTTCCCAAATTGCTTTTTGACCACGGATCAATGGTTGAGATGGCGATCCAGCATTTAAGGTATAAAGCTTCCCAGCACCCGATCGGCTTTGAGCTGCTTCCCGAAAAATTTACGATCCCGCAATTGCAGAAATTGTATGAAGCCATTTTTGGCACAGAACTGGATAAACGCAATTTCAGCCGGAAGCTGCTTTCGACGAACCTTCTCATAAAACTTGATGAAAAACAGAAGGGCTACTCCAAAAAAGGAGCTTTCTTTTATAAAATCGATGAAGAAAAATACAAGAAGCAGTTCAATACTTTTCTGAATTTTCTTCCCGGAAGTGCTTCCTGA